In a genomic window of Flavobacterium crassostreae:
- a CDS encoding putative signal transducing protein, producing MGLIKVFSGSEVLALALKEKIETAGVDVLMKDNIQSARLAGFGSSGSAVELFIQETEFAKANPIIEEFRLNL from the coding sequence ATGGGATTAATAAAAGTGTTTTCAGGAAGCGAAGTTTTGGCTCTAGCCCTAAAAGAAAAAATAGAAACAGCAGGGGTAGATGTTTTAATGAAAGACAACATACAATCTGCTAGGCTAGCTGGTTTTGGAAGTTCTGGATCCGCAGTAGAATTATTTATTCAAGAAACGGAATTTGCTAAAGCCAATCCAATAATTGAAGAATTTAGATTGAATTTATAA
- a CDS encoding MATE family efflux transporter has protein sequence MNIATYTKEFSYNLRLAYPIILGMLGHTIVGIVDNIMVGKLGPTELAAVSLGNSFVFIAMSLGIGFSTAITPLAAQADGSKNIPEGRSAFHHGLYLCTILGMVLFGMIYFSKPLISFMGQPENVVELAKPYLDIVAFSLIPLIIFQGYKQFADGMSETKYAMWATILGNVINVILNYLFIYGIWIFPELGIVGAAIGTIVSRFVMLGYLHYQMKNKLKFQPFFEGFSLKKIKKEINLKIIKLGAPSAMQMFFEVALFTGAIWLSGRLGITNQAANQIALSLASFTFMFAMGLSVAATIRVGNQKGLGDYKKLHTVAFSIFLLAILLETIFAIIFIVFQEQLPALFVDTHNLKDLAANTEVIAIAAQLLLVAAVFQISDGIQVVVLGALRGLQDVKVPMYITFIAYWVVGFPISIYLGMYTSLQAVGIWIGLLAGLTTAALFLYIRFTLLTKKLIAMHPEVVEQR, from the coding sequence TTGAATATAGCTACTTACACAAAAGAGTTTTCTTACAACCTACGCCTGGCTTATCCTATAATTTTAGGAATGTTAGGGCATACCATTGTAGGAATTGTAGATAATATAATGGTAGGAAAATTAGGACCTACAGAATTGGCTGCAGTTTCTCTAGGAAACAGTTTTGTATTTATTGCCATGTCACTCGGGATTGGTTTCTCAACGGCAATTACGCCATTGGCAGCACAAGCAGATGGCAGCAAAAACATACCCGAAGGACGAAGCGCTTTTCATCATGGATTGTATTTGTGCACTATTTTAGGCATGGTTCTTTTTGGGATGATTTATTTCTCAAAACCCTTAATTAGCTTCATGGGACAGCCCGAAAACGTAGTAGAATTGGCAAAACCATATCTAGATATTGTAGCTTTTTCGTTAATACCCTTAATAATTTTTCAAGGCTATAAGCAATTTGCAGATGGCATGAGTGAAACAAAATACGCCATGTGGGCAACCATATTGGGCAATGTGATTAATGTTATTTTAAACTATTTGTTTATTTATGGTATTTGGATTTTTCCAGAATTAGGTATTGTAGGCGCCGCCATTGGAACCATTGTTTCTCGATTTGTGATGTTAGGATACCTCCATTATCAAATGAAAAACAAACTAAAATTCCAACCTTTTTTTGAAGGATTTTCTTTAAAAAAAATAAAAAAAGAAATTAATCTAAAAATAATTAAGCTAGGTGCTCCCTCTGCCATGCAAATGTTTTTTGAAGTAGCTCTATTTACAGGTGCAATTTGGCTCTCAGGCAGATTAGGGATCACCAATCAGGCCGCCAATCAGATAGCCTTGAGTTTGGCTTCGTTTACTTTTATGTTTGCCATGGGTTTAAGTGTAGCAGCAACCATTAGGGTAGGCAACCAGAAAGGGTTGGGAGATTATAAAAAACTACACACCGTTGCTTTTTCTATATTTTTGTTGGCTATTTTGTTAGAAACCATCTTTGCAATTATTTTTATAGTATTCCAAGAACAATTACCCGCTTTATTTGTAGATACCCATAATTTGAAGGATCTTGCAGCAAATACCGAAGTAATAGCCATAGCAGCACAGTTGTTATTAGTAGCGGCAGTTTTTCAAATATCAGACGGAATACAAGTAGTCGTTTTGGGAGCATTGCGTGGTCTACAAGATGTTAAAGTACCGATGTACATCACCTTTATTGCCTATTGGGTAGTTGGATTTCCTATTTCAATCTATTTGGGTATGTACACCTCCTTACAGGCCGTGGGTATCTGGATCGGACTATTGGCAGGTTTAACAACGGCCGCTTTATTTTTGTACATTCGTTTTACACTATTAACCAAAAAGTTAATTGCCATGCATCCCGAAGTAGTGGAGCAGCGTTAA
- a CDS encoding DEAD/DEAH box helicase — MKLKKINEGLKESLIHNGLIQANTLQQETFSTIKSGADCLILAPSGSGRSTTIVINVIQQLVQEGEQSPRALIVVQDKEKVLEMQAIFEKLGKHTNLTVYGVHDKGDMEYDKNYISGGVDVLIGTPDKLSNMFTTAGYNVNRLKMFIVDDADPILKLRHETKIMRISNSIVKTQRIIFASELTERVASLASKMLEEPFEFDFQQEEAEDVDPNQEK, encoded by the coding sequence ATGAAATTAAAAAAAATAAACGAAGGGTTAAAAGAATCCTTGATTCATAACGGTTTAATCCAAGCAAATACGTTACAGCAAGAAACCTTTTCGACCATAAAAAGCGGTGCGGATTGCTTAATATTAGCACCCAGTGGTAGCGGTAGATCGACCACTATTGTTATCAACGTTATCCAACAATTAGTGCAAGAAGGAGAGCAATCTCCTAGAGCATTGATTGTAGTGCAAGACAAAGAAAAAGTACTGGAGATGCAGGCTATTTTTGAAAAACTAGGCAAGCATACCAATCTTACCGTATATGGCGTTCATGACAAAGGAGACATGGAATACGACAAAAACTATATCTCCGGAGGGGTCGATGTACTTATTGGAACTCCAGATAAATTAAGCAACATGTTTACCACAGCAGGATACAATGTTAACCGACTAAAAATGTTTATTGTAGACGATGCAGACCCTATCTTAAAATTGCGTCACGAGACCAAAATCATGCGTATTTCTAACAGTATTGTTAAAACCCAACGTATTATTTTTGCGTCAGAACTCACCGAACGTGTAGCATCGTTAGCCTCCAAAATGCTAGAAGAACCTTTTGAATTTGATTTTCAGCAGGAAGAAGCAGAAGATGTAGATCCAAACCAAGAAAAGTAA
- a CDS encoding prohibitin family protein: MFVFVFLGIIFLVVSTASKKPQSPLAKFSNVFKIIGFLLLFVGVSSALFKQIDAGTVGVKALYGNVQPDILESGLHVINPLLDVTEFDIQTLNYTMSADHSEGAQQGDDAIRVLSNDGLEVVIDLTVLYRVSATDAPKIFKEIGVNYTDKIVRPVTRTRIRDNAVYYDAIALYSTKRNEFQDRIFKSIEADFKKRGLVLEQLLIRNINLPSSVKKTIESKINAEQDAQKMQFVLQKEKQEAERKRVEAQGIADYQRIIATGLTDKQLQYESIKAQKELAGSANTKIIFMNSKGNAPIILSDK, from the coding sequence ATGTTTGTATTTGTTTTTCTTGGAATAATTTTTTTGGTAGTAAGTACTGCTTCCAAAAAGCCTCAAAGCCCGTTGGCTAAATTTTCAAACGTTTTTAAAATTATAGGTTTTTTATTGTTATTTGTAGGAGTTTCGTCTGCATTATTCAAACAAATTGACGCCGGTACAGTAGGCGTTAAAGCTCTATACGGCAACGTACAACCAGATATATTAGAGAGTGGTTTGCATGTAATAAATCCGCTATTAGACGTGACAGAGTTTGATATACAAACCTTAAATTATACCATGTCTGCAGATCATTCCGAAGGTGCCCAACAAGGCGATGATGCCATTCGGGTTTTGTCCAATGATGGGTTAGAGGTAGTGATAGATTTGACGGTTCTGTATCGAGTTTCGGCTACAGATGCTCCCAAGATTTTTAAAGAAATAGGCGTGAATTATACCGATAAAATTGTGCGTCCAGTAACCAGAACTCGGATTCGGGACAATGCGGTTTATTATGATGCAATCGCATTATATTCTACCAAAAGGAATGAATTTCAGGACAGAATTTTTAAAAGTATTGAAGCAGATTTTAAAAAACGAGGCCTTGTTTTAGAACAGTTATTGATCCGAAACATCAATTTGCCATCCTCGGTCAAAAAAACCATTGAAAGCAAAATTAACGCCGAACAAGATGCACAAAAAATGCAATTTGTACTGCAAAAAGAAAAACAAGAAGCAGAGCGCAAACGTGTAGAAGCACAAGGAATTGCGGACTACCAACGCATTATAGCTACTGGGTTAACCGATAAACAATTGCAATACGAGTCCATAAAAGCACAAAAAGAGTTGGCAGGATCTGCAAACACTAAAATTATTTTTATGAATAGTAAAGGCAATGCGCCAATAATTCTTTCAGACAAATAG
- a CDS encoding sigma-54-dependent transcriptional regulator, with protein MPKILIIEDEAAIRRVLTKILSEENESYEVEDAEDGMIGFEKIKNNDYDLVLCDIKMPKMDGVEVLEAVKKIKPEIPIVMISGHGDMETAITTMRMGAFDYISKPPDLNRLLNTVRNALDKKQLVVENKILKKKVSKNYEMVGESDAIDLIKVMVDKVAQTEARVLITGSNGTGKELVAHQLHEKSDRASYPLIEVNCAAIPSELIESELFGHVKGAFTSAVKDRAGKFEAADKGTLFLDEIGDMSLSAQAKVLRALQENMITRVGADKDIKVNVRVIAATNKDLKTEIAEGRFREDLYHRLAVILIKVPSLNQRREDIPLLVTHFTNKIASEQGTAVKKFSKNAIKLLQEYDWTGNIRELRNVVERLIILGGKEISENDVKLFASK; from the coding sequence ATGCCAAAAATACTAATTATAGAAGACGAAGCAGCCATCAGAAGGGTATTGACTAAAATTCTATCCGAAGAAAACGAAAGCTACGAAGTAGAAGATGCAGAAGATGGTATGATTGGATTTGAAAAAATAAAAAACAACGATTATGATTTAGTGCTCTGTGACATCAAAATGCCCAAAATGGATGGCGTAGAAGTACTAGAGGCCGTAAAAAAAATAAAACCCGAAATCCCCATAGTAATGATCTCCGGTCATGGCGATATGGAAACAGCCATCACTACCATGCGCATGGGTGCCTTTGATTATATCTCAAAACCGCCAGACTTAAACCGACTATTAAATACCGTTCGGAATGCCTTGGATAAAAAACAACTGGTAGTAGAGAATAAAATTTTAAAGAAAAAAGTCAGCAAAAATTATGAGATGGTTGGAGAGAGTGATGCCATCGATCTTATAAAAGTAATGGTAGACAAAGTAGCACAAACCGAAGCTAGGGTTTTGATCACTGGGTCCAACGGAACTGGCAAAGAGTTAGTAGCCCATCAGTTACACGAAAAAAGCGACCGTGCTAGCTACCCCTTAATTGAAGTTAATTGTGCTGCAATACCTAGTGAACTGATTGAGAGTGAATTGTTTGGTCACGTAAAGGGAGCGTTTACCTCGGCAGTAAAAGACCGTGCAGGCAAATTTGAAGCAGCCGACAAAGGAACCCTTTTTTTGGATGAAATTGGAGATATGAGCCTCTCTGCTCAAGCCAAAGTGCTGCGAGCACTACAAGAAAACATGATCACTAGAGTAGGAGCCGATAAAGATATTAAGGTAAATGTGCGGGTGATTGCAGCAACCAATAAAGACCTAAAAACCGAAATTGCCGAAGGACGTTTTAGAGAAGATTTGTACCACAGACTTGCTGTTATTTTGATAAAAGTACCTTCTTTAAACCAAAGACGAGAAGACATCCCTTTATTGGTGACGCATTTTACCAACAAAATAGCTTCGGAACAAGGCACGGCAGTCAAAAAGTTTTCTAAAAATGCCATAAAACTACTACAAGAATACGATTGGACCGGAAACATCCGAGAATTGCGTAACGTAGTAGAGAGGTTAATAATCCTTGGAGGAAAAGAAATATCCGAGAATGATGTAAAGCTTTTTGCATCCAAGTAA
- a CDS encoding ABC transporter substrate-binding protein, which yields MKSISSYLFVFCIALLFISCVKDREQTNENLIFRYNESANITSLDPAFSKVQSNIWACNHIFNGLVQLDADLNVKPDIAKSWSISPDAMTYTFILRNDVYFQKHALFGKDSTRTVKATDFTYSLNRLADPKVASPGGWILQNVAHLSAVNDTVVQIQLSKPFPAFLGLLTMKYAAVVPQEIVTHYGSDFRSHPIGTGPFQFKLWEENVKLVLRKNPLYFEKDAKGNQLPYLEAVAITFLPDKQSGFLQFIQGKLDFTSGLDPSYKDEILTQIGQLQPKYQKDIRLITGPYLNTEYLGFRMDGGNKAIKDKRIRQAMNYGFDRQKMITYLRNNMGTAAVNGIIPMGLPSFNNTKGYTYNLEKAKLLVTQYKKATGDTKPSIQLSTNASYVDIGEFLQREWQKIGLEVQVDISPPSSLRQAISTGKVAFFRASWIADYPDAENYLSLFYSKNFSPEGPNYTHFKNAEFDRLYEAAFKETDNPKRYLLYQQMDAILIDEAPIIPLFYDKVARFTQKNISGLGINPLNLLSLKTVKKGNIP from the coding sequence ATGAAATCAATATCCAGCTATCTATTTGTATTTTGTATTGCCTTACTATTTATTTCTTGTGTCAAAGACCGGGAGCAAACCAATGAAAATCTGATTTTTAGGTATAATGAGAGTGCTAATATCACTTCACTGGATCCTGCTTTTTCTAAAGTGCAATCCAATATTTGGGCTTGCAACCATATTTTTAATGGCTTGGTGCAACTGGATGCAGATTTAAATGTAAAACCAGATATTGCTAAATCCTGGAGCATTAGTCCGGATGCCATGACCTATACTTTTATTTTGCGCAACGATGTTTATTTTCAAAAACACGCCCTTTTTGGAAAAGACAGTACCCGAACTGTAAAAGCTACTGACTTTACCTATTCTCTGAATCGGTTAGCGGACCCTAAAGTAGCTTCTCCTGGAGGCTGGATTTTACAAAATGTAGCGCATCTAAGTGCCGTGAATGATACGGTCGTTCAGATACAACTTTCAAAACCTTTTCCGGCTTTTTTAGGATTATTAACCATGAAATATGCCGCAGTTGTACCTCAAGAAATAGTAACACATTATGGTAGTGATTTTAGATCCCACCCTATTGGTACTGGGCCGTTTCAGTTTAAATTATGGGAAGAAAATGTAAAATTAGTATTGCGTAAAAACCCATTGTATTTTGAAAAAGATGCCAAAGGAAACCAGCTTCCGTATCTAGAAGCTGTGGCTATTACCTTTTTGCCAGATAAACAGAGTGGTTTTTTGCAATTTATTCAAGGAAAACTAGATTTTACATCCGGGTTAGACCCTTCATATAAAGATGAGATTTTGACCCAAATAGGGCAATTGCAACCCAAATACCAAAAAGACATCCGCTTGATTACTGGTCCGTACCTCAACACGGAATATTTAGGTTTTAGAATGGATGGCGGCAACAAAGCCATTAAAGACAAACGCATCCGACAGGCCATGAACTATGGTTTTGATAGGCAAAAAATGATCACTTACTTGCGTAACAATATGGGTACCGCTGCTGTAAACGGAATTATCCCGATGGGACTGCCTAGTTTTAATAATACTAAAGGCTATACCTATAATCTTGAAAAGGCAAAGTTATTGGTAACGCAATACAAAAAAGCTACTGGTGACACCAAACCAAGTATTCAATTAAGCACTAATGCTTCTTATGTAGATATTGGCGAATTTTTGCAACGCGAATGGCAAAAAATAGGACTTGAGGTTCAAGTAGACATCAGCCCTCCCTCTAGTCTCAGACAAGCTATTTCTACCGGAAAAGTGGCTTTTTTTAGAGCCAGTTGGATTGCAGACTACCCAGATGCCGAAAACTACCTTTCGTTATTTTATAGCAAAAACTTTTCGCCGGAAGGCCCAAATTATACGCATTTTAAAAACGCCGAATTTGACCGTCTCTACGAAGCTGCTTTCAAAGAAACAGACAATCCAAAACGGTATTTATTGTACCAACAAATGGATGCCATACTTATTGACGAAGCACCCATTATTCCATTATTTTATGACAAAGTAGCGCGCTTTACTCAAAAAAATATTTCTGGTCTTGGGATAAATCCACTAAATCTATTGTCTTTAAAAACCGTAAAAAAAGGCAACATTCCGTAG
- a CDS encoding 3-ketoacyl-ACP reductase, whose amino-acid sequence MNHLKNKNALITGAGKGIGKAIALALAKEGVNLILVARTAEDIEKLATKVRSLRVQATAICADVADINSVNKAVTKALAEYKTIDILINNAGIAAFGKFLELEPTQWERIIQVNLMGTYYTTRAVLPSMIERQTGDIINISSTAGLAGNAVTSAYSASKFAVLGLTDSLMQEVRKHNIRVTAITPSTVATDMAKDLKLTDGNPDSVMQAEDMAELIVAQLKLNRRVFIKNSSIWSTNP is encoded by the coding sequence ATGAACCACTTAAAAAATAAAAATGCTCTAATTACGGGTGCCGGAAAAGGTATCGGAAAAGCTATTGCTTTAGCTTTGGCCAAAGAAGGTGTAAATCTAATTTTAGTAGCTAGGACTGCGGAGGATATCGAAAAACTAGCCACCAAGGTGCGCTCTTTGCGTGTCCAAGCTACCGCTATCTGCGCAGATGTAGCCGACATAAATTCTGTTAATAAAGCTGTTACCAAAGCACTAGCCGAATACAAAACTATTGATATTTTGATCAACAATGCCGGAATTGCTGCTTTTGGAAAATTCTTAGAATTGGAACCAACGCAATGGGAACGTATTATTCAAGTAAATTTAATGGGAACCTATTATACTACTCGAGCTGTACTGCCAAGTATGATTGAAAGACAAACCGGAGATATTATCAACATTTCATCTACGGCAGGATTAGCCGGAAACGCAGTAACAAGTGCTTACAGCGCCTCTAAATTTGCCGTTTTGGGCTTAACGGATTCTTTAATGCAAGAGGTAAGAAAACACAACATACGAGTAACGGCAATAACACCAAGTACGGTTGCTACAGATATGGCTAAAGATTTAAAACTAACAGACGGAAATCCAGATTCAGTAATGCAAGCCGAGGATATGGCCGAATTGATTGTTGCTCAATTAAAACTAAATCGTCGTGTGTTTATCAAAAATAGTAGTATCTGGTCCACAAACCCATAA
- a CDS encoding PPK2 family polyphosphate kinase has translation MKTIDPEKFKVVAPVSLAAIPTDLNNKASDNDKEDKLDGVREKLSALQDVMYAHNRYGVLICLQGMDTSGKDSLIREVFKEFNPRGVEVSSFKTPNSTELEHDYLWRHYVALPEKGKFAIFNRTHYENVLVTRVHPEYILNENLPGIENVGEITADFWNNRMEQINNFEKHIVQNGTIVMKFYFHMSKEEQRKRLLRRLENEEHHWKFSPGDLKERERWDDYMKYYEEAINKTATPNAPWYIIPSDDKDMARYIVAEIIWQEMQKYTDIKEPELDDKVKMNFAMYKDQLDKE, from the coding sequence ATGAAAACAATCGATCCAGAAAAATTTAAAGTAGTTGCTCCGGTATCTTTGGCGGCTATTCCCACCGACTTAAACAATAAAGCAAGCGACAACGATAAAGAGGATAAATTAGACGGAGTACGCGAAAAACTCAGTGCCCTACAAGATGTTATGTATGCACACAACCGCTATGGTGTTTTGATCTGTTTGCAAGGCATGGATACCTCCGGAAAGGATAGCTTGATTAGAGAGGTTTTTAAAGAATTTAATCCTCGTGGGGTAGAGGTCAGTAGTTTTAAAACACCAAATTCTACAGAATTAGAGCACGATTATTTGTGGAGGCACTATGTAGCATTGCCCGAAAAAGGAAAATTTGCCATTTTTAACAGAACCCATTACGAAAATGTTTTGGTAACTCGAGTACATCCAGAATATATCTTGAACGAAAACCTACCTGGCATTGAAAATGTGGGTGAAATTACGGCAGATTTTTGGAACAACCGAATGGAACAAATTAATAATTTTGAAAAACACATTGTCCAGAACGGAACCATAGTGATGAAATTTTATTTCCATATGAGTAAAGAGGAGCAGCGTAAGCGTTTGTTGCGTCGTTTAGAAAATGAGGAACACCACTGGAAATTTTCGCCCGGAGATTTGAAAGAAAGAGAACGCTGGGACGATTACATGAAATATTATGAAGAAGCAATTAATAAAACCGCAACTCCAAACGCGCCGTGGTATATAATTCCGTCAGACGATAAAGACATGGCACGCTATATAGTTGCCGAAATAATTTGGCAAGAAATGCAAAAATATACCGACATTAAAGAACCGGAATTGGATGATAAAGTAAAAATGAATTTTGCAATGTATAAGGACCAACTCGATAAAGAATGA
- the mtaB gene encoding tRNA (N(6)-L-threonylcarbamoyladenosine(37)-C(2))-methylthiotransferase MtaB yields the protein MENKKKVAFYTLGCKLNFSETATIARDFEEEGFDRVGFEDVADMYVINTCSVTENADKQFKQVVKKALKLNQNAFIAAVGCYAQLKPEELVAVDGVDLVLGATEKFKIIDYINDLSKNDHPEIHSCEIADADFYVGSYSIGDRTRAFLKVQDGCDYKCTYCTIPLARGISRSDALENVLQNAKEISAQNIKEIVLTGVNIGDYGKGEFGNKKHEHTFLDLVQALDTVEGIERLRISSIEPNLLKNETIAFVSTSKTFVPHFHIPLQSGSNAILKLMKRRYQREIYTERVNKIKEVMPHACIGVDVIVGFPGETDAHFLETYHFLNEMNISYLHVFTYSERDNTEAANMEGVVPANVRAKRSKMMRSLSVKKRRAFYESQIGTKRTVLFESENKEGYIHGFTENYVKVKTPWNPELVNTLHPIHLTRIDDDGTVRLDFIEALT from the coding sequence ATGGAAAACAAAAAAAAAGTTGCCTTTTATACGCTTGGATGCAAATTAAATTTTTCTGAAACAGCTACCATTGCTCGAGATTTTGAAGAAGAAGGTTTTGATCGTGTTGGTTTTGAAGATGTAGCCGATATGTACGTGATCAATACGTGCTCCGTTACTGAAAATGCAGACAAACAGTTCAAACAAGTGGTCAAAAAAGCCCTGAAATTAAACCAAAACGCATTTATTGCGGCGGTGGGTTGTTATGCACAATTAAAACCAGAAGAGTTGGTTGCCGTTGATGGTGTAGACCTTGTATTGGGTGCCACCGAGAAGTTTAAAATTATAGATTATATTAATGATTTAAGCAAAAATGACCACCCAGAGATACACTCTTGCGAAATTGCAGATGCGGATTTTTATGTAGGGAGCTATTCTATAGGAGATAGAACCCGTGCTTTTTTGAAAGTGCAAGACGGATGTGATTATAAATGTACGTATTGTACAATACCTCTGGCAAGAGGAATTTCGAGAAGCGATGCCTTGGAGAATGTTTTGCAGAATGCCAAAGAAATTTCGGCTCAAAATATTAAAGAAATTGTGCTCACGGGTGTCAATATTGGAGATTATGGAAAAGGCGAATTTGGAAACAAAAAACACGAACATACTTTTTTGGATCTAGTACAAGCCCTAGATACCGTTGAAGGAATAGAACGCTTGCGGATTTCGTCTATTGAACCTAATTTGTTAAAAAACGAAACCATAGCATTTGTGTCTACAAGCAAAACCTTTGTGCCTCATTTTCATATTCCGTTGCAATCTGGAAGCAATGCTATTTTAAAATTAATGAAGCGCCGTTACCAGCGCGAAATTTATACCGAACGGGTTAATAAAATTAAAGAAGTAATGCCACACGCTTGTATTGGCGTAGATGTTATTGTAGGTTTTCCGGGAGAGACGGATGCCCATTTTTTAGAAACCTATCATTTTTTGAACGAAATGAATATTTCGTATTTACATGTTTTTACCTATTCCGAGCGAGACAACACCGAAGCGGCAAATATGGAAGGAGTCGTTCCTGCAAATGTACGTGCAAAACGAAGCAAAATGATGCGTAGTTTATCCGTAAAAAAACGTCGTGCATTTTATGAAAGCCAAATAGGTACTAAAAGAACTGTTTTGTTTGAAAGTGAAAATAAAGAAGGGTATATTCATGGATTTACAGAAAATTATGTAAAAGTAAAAACACCTTGGAATCCAGAATTAGTAAACACATTACACCCAATCCATTTGACCAGAATTGATGATGATGGTACTGTTCGATTAGATTTTATTGAAGCTTTGACTTAA